The Papaver somniferum cultivar HN1 chromosome 6, ASM357369v1, whole genome shotgun sequence genome segment CGTAGCGTCGATGCTCACTTAAAGTCATTCGGCTATCTTTGTAATccctcaatacatagtgaaacaccaacccgtggatgtaggccttagtgatgaaccacgtaaatcattgtctcatttacattcagcATTTTACATTATGTCTTTATGTTTATGCTTCGATTCTTTATTTATCATGTTATATGATTAGCAATGTTGATACCATATGACTAGAcaaggacgagcccgaaggctctgAGTCGATGAGCCATCGTACCCTCGTAGCTTTATGCATATCGTGATCAGTTTTATAATGAATGATTGTATGCGAACATTTTTGTGAACATTTGGATGccatcgtgatttatgtgttcacaatctggcgctagaaacagggactctgtCCCGGTAAAATATTTATCTTATCCTATGATTTTACGCACTTTTCTATTCCAAGCACCGTTCTATGAAAATAACAGCGCTTGAAACAGTTTCAGCATTCATCGTCTCTTTCAACTAAAAAATATGTGGATAGATTTATGTCCATTTTCAGTAGATCTACGTTTTCGGACTATTTTCAAGTTTttatctttgaaaatcaaaatctctagATAGATCTATGTCATTTTTTCAGTAGATCTGCGTCTTATTCAAGGCATGGCATGCTTCGTCAAGTGGAGATAAGGAACCTGAATTTGGTATTGGTATTGCCATGATTGTTTGTTGTATTCTCCCACCGATACAAATAGTAAACAATGGAGATGGTTTCATATGCACTGACGACAATACTGGGAATATAGAAATTTGCAGGTAAAATATGTTTTACCTTTTTGGAGGTCTAagtccagttttttttttttttgtaaacagaGTCGAGCTCCTCTTTCCTTCATTAGTTTTTAGTTTGTGAAAAAGGTGTATTCGGTTGAAACCCTGAAAAGGTCTTTTTTGGAACAAATTACATATCAATGGATACTGTTGATTAAGTACCTGCCTGTGTTTCTGGTCTTTCTGTGGATGCTTATTTATTTTGTCATATGTTTTTGGCAGCAAGTTGATTTACCTAGGCGAGACTGGGGACAAGGCAATTATTCGTGAATTTTTCGAATTTGGCGTTGTTTCCTGGTTGGATCCTGTGAGTGTTGCTTACTGCGGTGGTCACTTTGTGGAAACCTTGTCGAGCCTCCAGTTTGGAAAGTACTAAGCATGATGTGCTCGTATTCGTATCATCTTTATGTGTATATATTCCATTATGTGTTATGTTATGttaggaaaaaaatcaaattctcAGCATGATAAGCTCAACACAGACTTTACTTTTTACTTAAAGAGTTGTTTATGAAATTATCATATCCGAGTAGTTTTGACTTGGTACATTCTTTATGATGCccccattattattattttatttatttattttactttattttttatttatttatttattttaaaagtatTACATTAACGAGTATTACATGAAAtcagttggaagcctaacaaactATTATTACTATTTATTTATGGTGACTTCCATTATTGGTGCGTGATTCAGGAGTTCCTTTATCGAACTTCCATTGTGCAATTTGGTTTAGTCATTTACTTGGGTGTTAACGCAATAATTCATCTAGTACAATGCAATGATCATGAGATGCTACCTATTGTAGATTCCAAGTTTAAGTGTTGTGAAGGAATATTCATTGGCAATTTTAACCTAGGATTGCTAGTATGCTACTGTAGTTTTGTAATATACAGTAGCATGTGGGAGAACAAGAACAAAGGTGCCAAACCCCAAATAACGACTTTCCTAAACATTTTGTTCATTTTGGTTTTGCATTCATCCACGTTTTATGTTAGTAACTGCATAACTGGGAATGAACTTTGTTAATCCTCCTAAGCCATATTGCAGGAGGTTGTTACTATCTTCTTATAGGTATCATAAgacttgtgtttttttttttctgtgcaTGATCCGTAGTTGGAATGGCTCTTTAAGCTATTTATCCACTTGAAAATATGCATGAAGATAGCAACACAGATGAGCTTATTGAGCAACCAAAGAAGGCTATGGACGTTAGACCAATGTAACACAAATGGTCGAGAAAATTTCACCGTCACCTTCACATTGTGGTTGCAGTTTCCGCTGAAAGCAATTTTAGCTACCCGCCGAGATCTCTGAGAAAATCAAGCATTGGCATCTTCCCTTATCATGACATAAGTAAGCACTAAGCAGTGCTTCTCATGACGTCTCTCTTATGGAGTTCATGCTCAACTGGAACAGTGGTCTTTGAACCACCTTGAAGATCAGATTTCGAAGTTTTTCGGTGTGTTTTATCTTCTTGAGTTTGTTCAGTCTTATGCTTTTGTCGAAAAATTATAAAATGTAAATTACCTTTTTGGTTGATTTCTATGTATATACGAAGGTTTCCGCGTATTTCaataaattaattaaataaaaagtTAGCTGTTTCTTCTTACTGTATCCGCCCAAAATCGCACTACGAGGCGCTTTCCCTATCAACTAGATGTTTTTACGCTTACCCATACCCATGTCAAAAAAAACACCTCAAAAAACTAAAGACCAGATCAGAAATAGAAAACCATCTTTATCTAAGTCACTAATCTACAGATAAAAACAACAGTATCGAAAACTACCATAGTGGTTCACTACAAGTTTATTTCAGCACTAACAATGGCAGGTATAAGTTCAGGACAAACCGGAGCAAGGACCTTCAAAGCCGGAGTAAGTAGAATAGAGGGCACATGGGGATGATAGAGGCAGTGAAATGGCAGAAGTAAAGGAAAATGAGAACCTGCAATGTTAACATGGAAGACACAAAGTTGGGGAATGGATCTTAAAGCGGAGAAAACCAGGAAAAGTCAAACTGAAATCTTCACTACTGCGCAGTACTCTACGGAGCAGCTCACCATGCTGCTTGGTTAATTTTACGCAATCAATCATTTCCAAGAAAGAAACAAACAAACCCCAAAATTTTGAGAAGAATCGCAAAGCAAACTCATCCTCCAAATAAACTGAAATTCCTTAGGAATGACCTTTATCTTATCCAATATCAAATAAAGATCTTTACTGCATAAATCCACAAACTAATATAGACAAAACATAGTTTGGACTGGGAACTCTATCAATAATCAAGAAAAGGTTCGTgataaaccaaaacaaaataaaataaactaaaacatGGAAACTAGGGAGTTTTAACAGAGACTATGTTTTACAAAGGAAGATAAAACAATTTCTTCATTTATGTTCTTATCCTACATATTTCATCGAGTTTCTTGTATTTGGTCTTTTTGAGGACAATGTACTCCTTAATCAAACATAGAAGAGGACATATCTTCTCTATTCATTGGGTTCCTCTAGAATGTTTGACCTCGAGCACAATAATAAATATGAACATCTTCAATTCAGTTACAAGTACCTTCTTTATTTCTTAAAACTTTATGTTGGTTTTATTTTGCTAGTACCTCATACCGCTTCTTGAGACTACCCTGTAGTGTAAGAATAATGTTAAACAAAACAAACTACTAAATATTTGCATGGTGAACAGGGAAAACATGGTTTTCTACGTAATAAATTTACATATTAAATCGAAATATCCACTTACATGCTTTTCGAAGTGAACAGGAAGCATCCCAGGGGCCAGAGTGTCTATCCAACTTCCGAATGTCTCTTGAGAAGTTTTGCTACCCTGTATGATTTTATTGTATCAAAAATATTAGTACTTTCAGTAAATCTAAACTTTACAAACATTAAAACCAAATGCAGTGCTGCGTTTTGAATGTGATTGATTTTACTTAATTACAGTATTGGTTGTGAACAATTGTATCTGTTGACTTCGTTGTGCAGAAATCCTGCTGAGTTGGGGTGTTATTATTTGGATCGACCGCAGGTGGTCTGTTGAGGTTATCCCAAGTAAATCACTTTGGAAGAATCAATTACCAGGGCAGTTGCATTATCCCCAACTTGCAAATGCATCTCAACCATCTGGAACTTACCTTGAGATTGCGTTATGACACAGCATTACCATCATAATACAACCTAAGATGTTGAGATAGTTTAATCTATCACATTCCTAAAGGTTCAGTTGGGTGCATGCAAAGCCAAATTTTGGAAGGCATGAATGTATCATGGAATGCAAACATACCTAAGTCAACAAACTTACATTGCTTTGAACAATAATGTTACCTATTCAAGAATGCAATTTGATAACTGATGTTTGATGTCTCTAAGAAATTACCTCTCTTATGGTTCATGATAACGTCTAGTATGGTTCCTGATGTATGTATTTATGGTCATAGAATGAATCTCTAGTCTGGAAATTTTTGGAGAGTTATGGTAGGAAAAGAAAATTAAGATAAAGATCATTAAATGAATCAATTACAAATATACCTTTCCCAGATCGTTGATATGCTCGTATGTATCTCTCGGAATCTGATGAGATCTAATGGTTTATTTGTTGAATAGGTAGGAAATACAGGTTGTCTAGCTGCATTTTTAAGTTTCCGCTGAACTGCATCATCGAATTGTCTACGGACGCAGAGTGCAGCACTAGGTCCATTAACCAAATGTTCCCAGTCATAAATTGGAGCGATCGCACCTAAGTTCATTCATATTAACTAAAAGGTTTCCAGACATCTGTCCACGTACGTTGTCTCTCATTGCTATCAAGTAATCAACCTTTTCTTGCGAGTCCATAAGTGTTGGATGCCCAAGAATGTGtctccatttcttttctttcacCATTGTCATACAATAAgaactaaaaacataaaaagtaaATCAATGATACGAATCGTACAACATTTATAATCTTACCATAAGAACTGAAAACACTAAAATTAAATTGGTGATACGAGTCGTACGCCAATCATAAAAAATAGATGTTTAAAACAATTTTTAATAGTAATATACCTAACGAAAGATACAACAAAAACTATTAATTTATACGTCATGGACCGACAAATTCTTACCTGTTTCGGCGTAAACATTTCAGAAATGAGGTGTTATTTGGACCCATCTTGTCTGGGATAAACCCCTTGATTGATTCAATAAGTTCTGCTAAAGATGCAAATCATGTGTCCTCATACTCTTTGTCTGAAACCAGCGACACAAGGTGTGagtaataatttttattattttctaacACAATAAAGGTACCATGCTGATTTCTGGGTTTACAAATGTTTTTTATTCAAAAGAGAGAAATCATAAATAGATAACTAAGAATTAACTtaaattgcttcaaaaaaaaactaagaattaACTTAAACTGTGGGTACAGTTTTATTCGGGAAGGCTGGTTTAGTAAGCAATTAGCTCATGCGGCTTTGATATGACCTTAGGCTAGGATAGACAGCTAAATTTCTGACTGGTTTGGTCTCTATACCTCGTCCCCAGTAGACAACATGTAATTTCCATAACTAGGAGTTGTGGTATGCTAAATTACATAtaaggcaaggtgccaaaattgtTTTCAACACATAAAGCCGAACCAACTTCGCAACAGAGAAATGACCTTCAGTTAACATTTCCCATCAAGTGTGCTGCCATGTAATTGTATGTTGAGTATAAAGATACTTCGGATATAGATAGGAAAAAAATTACAGGAGTGTGGGGATCAAGATCAGCGCAACAAACTATATAGGGGTGATGGTCAGAATTCTTGCAGCTTTCGCCGTGGCAAGAACCAGGAGTATCGAACAATGTAAGTGTTAGGAAAAAAAATGGGTTTTATTTTGGACTAtgatttgatccctagacctattgcccactagttgttttttcatttgaatagataaaagaaTAGTCCCACAtaaactaaaatctaaagagctttagacttaaataccacagaattggctaaaagggcatgACCCTtaggtcaacacacttttgtgtgagggagaagacCTAAACTAgagcaaggttgcctttcccatACGTGCCTATCtggttttagttttgttttggatttggtttcaattggaTTTAAAAATTAAACTAGGTCTGCAAAAAGGGGGTTTTAAGGGTTGTCTTTTGTTGCCATTTTTCTATTTTATTAGACTCTCATGTGAATCTCATCATCTGATTTCTCATGTATATTTACAAGATGGCGTCAGTAGAGAAGAAAAATAGATTCAGATTTGCAGTATCTgtagagaagaaaaaaacacacGGACTGGCAAAAGATATTACGAAGGGGAAGCAGGATTGGACCTTTTTGCTGTGCTATCCCATTTCGGTTGCTTCGAAAAGAATTGTTGGCAAGATCTTGACGGCAATTGAGGGGATCGGCTTGGACATCATGGGTAAGTATACCATTCATGTATATttatttatctttaatttttcaattttcatGCATGCTGTTTGCCCTGCATTCTCAATTCATAgttatttgattttgtttgtgttttcagGGATGAGATTAATGTGCGCATCAGCAAAATTTCTTACTACACACTTCGACAGGGATGGTAGAAACCCTTGTCCGGGTGATTCTATGCTACATCTTACTCGCTATCCATTTATTGCTATGATATTGGTAGGTGAAGATGCATTGAGAAGGCTCATCAGCTTACATCTGAAAAATATCAATCATATTTTACCTGCGAAAAGGTTCTTCAGCTTACATCAGAAATATCAGTAACGAAAACACTTAACATTTGGGCACCTGGCAGGTTATGTTCTTGACCACATTTAATATCTCTTATTTGGATTAGAATGTATAATTCTACTGCTTTCCTGTAGATAGTACTTCTAACTATTCAACACCACAATTTTTATCCAAAAATTTGGTGAAGTTGAGTCTTACTCTGACACAATGATGAATTGAACATTTTGTGTAACAGGCTAAAAGCTTACACCAGTGATTCATTTAGAAGTGCAGTAAAAGATTATGAATTGTGGTTTGCTAGTGACTCTCTTTTCACCTGGAGAAAAGAAGTAGAGGCAAGTAAATATCTGGCATGTGCATTCCCTGATGGCACTTTATCTGGCCCAACAGACGATGTTAGGGAAAACTTAGTGAAATCGGAGCACTATATATTTCCGTAAGTTTCCTGTTCTAGTTATGAATTACAATATCTATTccttttttcctgtctctcattGTTTTGTCTAAAAGAGGGTCGGTAATAGGCGTGGCTAGCCATCGATAGACCAAAAGAGGGTGAAAGCAGTACCAAGATGATTGACCGCTTGGGAAATCCTCGTGTACCTTTGTTTTGTTGAAAACCAGCCATTTCCTCTGGAAAGGGTGAGCACAGTACCAAGATGGGCGACTGTCTGGGTGGTCCTGTGTTTCCTTCTAGCCTACCCCAACTTTTATGGGACTAAAGTCTTAGAGAAGAAGCTTGTCACTGTTTTGTCTTACTCTGATTTATATACTCTCAATATATAATTTCAGGAATTTCCCCGAATTTACTACAAGGAAGATCTACATTCGTCCTAATTAGGCCTTTGGCTTTCGAAAAGCAATGCGTGGGTGAACTGGTATCCATTATTGAGCGTAATTCATTTTACACAAAAGGTTTGCAAATGTCTTTGATTTAATCTAGTTTATTGTATGTCTAGGTTGATGATGTAGTATTTTTGAAATTTGAGATCACAATTTGGTTTATACAATCCTTTTATGTTAGGGTTAAAGCTGGTAAGAAAGTCTGAATTTCCTGACAGCAAGGCATGGCCTGCTTCGTCAAGTGGAGATGAGAAATGTGAATTTGGTATTGGTATCGCCATGCTTGTGCGTCATATTCTCCCACAGATACAAATAGTGAACGATGGAGATGGTTGCATATGCAATGACGGCAATATTGGGAAGATAAAAATTTGCAGGTAAAATATGTTTTACCTTTTTGGAGGTTTATTTTTGTACACAGAGTTGAGCTTCTCTTTCCTTCGTTGGTTTTTAGTTTGTGAAAAGGTGTATTGGGTTGAAAAATATGTCTTTTTTGGTACAAATTGCATATCAACGGATACTGTTGGTTAAAGTACATGCCTGTGTTTCTGGTTTTTATGGGGATGCTTATTCATTTTATCATAtgtttttggaagcaacttgattTACCTAGGCGAGCCAGGGGATAAGACAATGATTCGTGAGTTTTTTGAATTTGGCGCTGTTTCCTGGGTGGATCCCGCTAGTGGTGCTAACTGCGGTGGTTATTTTGTGGCAACCTTGTCAAGCCTCCAGTTTGCATGATGTGCTCGTATTCGTCTCATCTTTATGTGTATATATTCCATAGAATTAGAGGACTTATCTGTTATGTTATGTTAGGAGAAAACTAAAAATCTCAGCATGATAGCTTTCCTTTACTTAAATGAGTTGTTTATGAAATTGTCACCCCCTAGTACTTTTGACTTGGTACATTCTCTATGAGGCCCTAGTGCCctccattattattattattattatggtgACCTCCATTATTGGTGCGTGTTCAGGAGTTCCCTCATCGAACTTCAATTGTGCAATTTGTTTTGGCCATTTACTTGGGTGTTAACACAATGATTCATCCAGTACTGGGTATCTTAGCCCGTACAATGCAGTGGTGGAATGAAAAGGAGATCCGACGTACTGTGGATTCCAAATCAAGTGCTCCGAAGTCCAAGTCCTGGATTGCTAGTATGCTATTGTAAAGTCCAAGTATGTTTTGCTTTGTAAAGTCCAATAATCTAATAGTAACTTTCCTAAACATTTTTCATAGAATCCTCGATTTTTCAAACAAATGTTTATCCACGTTTTATGTTGGGGTAACTGCACAACTGGAAAGAAACTTGTTAGTCGTCCGAGCTAGAATACAGGGATTGCTAGCTATCATAGGTATCACAAGAGTTGCTATTTTTTTGTGTGCATGACTAATGGCTCTGTAGTAGCAATTATTTGACAAATGCGTGTGGCACCATCCTAAGCACTGACGTACCGAAGAAATGATCAAAAAAGAGTACCAAATCACCTTTCTGTCTTGACACGGTAAAAGAGATATCTACCTCATGATTAAGGAGGGAACACGTGTAAAGCGAAGGCTATATCTAACAGTGGAGTTTAAATCAGGGGACAAATCATTAAATGTGATTGATGGAGCACGCGTAAGAAGCAGAATAATCGGGAGACAAAGCATTAAATTGATTTATGGAGCACGCGTAGGAAGCAGAAGAATCGAACCATGGTGGGCCCAAGGGTGGAAGGTTCGGGTTGGGCGGCCCAGTAGTATAAGGTCGAGGAACGTCGGATTCAGtcatttgacttgactttgactaACACATTTTATTCCTAATATCCCCCCTCAAACTGATAATCACAGACACTTATTAGTTTGAAAATACAGAACAAGTAGAAGTTTATAGAAAAATAACATGTCTTGGAGAAATAATAACACAATCTTCTGAAGAAGATTATCCAAGCAAAGCAAGTTGACAGTCTTTATTTGCAGTAGTAGAAGACTCAGTTGAAAGTGAAGTAGATGCAGCAGCAGACTTAGCAGAAAGCGAAGTAGAAGTAGATGTTGTACCAGACTTGTCTTCAGTCAAAGAATAACCCAGTAGTTGTTGCAAAAGTAAAAGAAATACAGGAGCACACAGACCCTTGGTAAATAAATCTGCTAACTGATGTTCAAAAGCTATATGTTGAACTTGAAGAAAACCACTTGTAATCAATTCTTTGATTGCATGATAATGGGTTTTTATATGTTTTGTCATGTAATGGGAAACATGATTAGCTGACATGTAAATGACACTTTTATTGTAACAATACAATGGAATAGGCAATGTCAATGAAATATGCAATTAACTGAATAAGGATGACAACCATTTTAACTCTGCACTAGCAACTGATAAACTCTTGTATTCTCCTTCAGTTGTGGATCAAAAACCAGTTGGCTGCTTTTTACTAGAACAAGATATTAAAGAGTTTACTAAGAAAATAACATACCCTCTTGTTGATTTTGCAGTTTCTGGACAATTGCCCCAATATGAATCAGTGTAAGCATATAACTATGTAATATCACCTTTCCTTAAAGCAACACCATAACCAACTGTACCTTTCAAATATCTCAAAATTATTTTAACTAACATCATATGCACATCTGTAGGTGCATGCATGAATTGACTAACAAAATTTACCCCAAAACAAATATGTGGTCTTGTAATGCACAAGTATTGAAGCATACCCACAATAGTTCTTTATTCAGATGCATCAGCTAATAACACTCCCTCATTTACAGAAACTCTTGTCCCGTTAGCCACATGCGTACTACAAGGATTACATTTTATCATATTAGCCTTAAAGCCTTAAACTCTTGTCCCTTAAACTCAACTGTGTACTTCTTCTGAGTTAGCATAATTTCATTAGATGTTCTTAAAGCCTCTATACCTAAGAATTCCTAATTGTTTTATTGCAAAATCAGAACTCATAAATTGAACCAAATGATCAAGAAAATCATCAGAAGTACTAGTTAgaataatgtcatcaacatagaATCATTATATTGGAGCCAACATTATAGATAAACATTGAAATATCAAAGACAGTTCTAACAATTTCATAAGAAAGTAATGAAGAGCTTAACTTTTAAAACCAAGCCCTtggtgcttgttttaatccatatattAGCTCTTATTAAGATGACAAACCTTGTGAAGAAATTCTTTACTAACAAACCCTGGAGACCTCTTCATGTAAACATTTTCTACTAAATCTCCATGCAAAAATGCATTTGACACATCCAATTGTCTAACAAGCCATCCTTTGTTAACAACAATGCATAACACAACTCTAACTCTTGTAGACTTAACTACAAGACTAAAAGTCTATCCATAGTCTATCCCATCTTGTTGGTTATAGCCCTGAGCAACTAACCTTGATTTAAGTTTATCTACAATACCATTTGAATTCAATTTAACTCtaaatacccatttacatccCAACATGTTCATATGAGGTTCTGGGTAAACTAAATCCCATGTACCATTATTGTGTAATGCAGTATGCTCATCTTTCATAGATACTTTCCATCTAGGATCTTGCATAGCTTCTTTAAAATTCTTTGGTTCAGTAGGAGTATCAAGTAAAGAATAAAAAGTAGTAGGCAAAGGATGTGTAACTGAATGATTCAAAACATGATTAGGAAAAGTTCTTGGTTTTGAAATACCACTTATACACCTTGTAACAATTGTAGAAAAATGAACAcaagaagaagtagaagtagaAACTTCATCAATAGCAGGAGGAGGGAAAACAGAATTATGATGAAAATAAAATTCATTCTCAGAGAAAATTACATGCCTTAAGATGTAGGTTTTCTTAGAAACTGGATTAAAGCACTTGGAACCCTTATATAAAGTactataaccaataaaaacacacttAATAGAtttaggagacaaatttatcgaCTCTAGAATGACCCAAAAAAGGATAACAAATACAACCAAAAACTCTTAAGAAAGAATAATCTGGAAATTCATTATATAAAACTTAAAATGGAGATTTATTGTTAAGAATAAGAGTATGAGTCCTATTTATAAGATAGGTAGCAGCTAAAAAGGAATCATACTAATACTCCTTAGGACAAGAAGATATAAAAATCAAAGTGTTTCCCGTTTCAGTAATGTGTCTATGCTTTCTTTTAGCATGACCATTATGTTCTGGAGTTTTGAGAAAAGGGATTCTTATTTGAATTCCAGATGATTCCCAAGaaagtttttaaaacaaaaaccttAACTATCTCACTAGCACCATCAGTTTCAAAAGATGTTATCTTTGTTTTAAAAAGATTCTCAGTTAAGTTTTTAAAATGCTGAAAACACTGTAAAGCTTCAGTTTTAAGCtgcattggataaatccaatagAATCTGCTAAAATCATCAATAAAGAGAATGTAATATCTATATCATGCCAATGAGGTGACAGAAGCAGGACCCAACTCATCACAATGAACTAATGCAAGTGTAGAAGAAGCATGAGACAAAGATAATTGAAAAGGCAATCTCATGCTTTTTGCAAGTTGACAAGGATGACATAAAGAATTTGAAGATTTAAGAACAATATTTTTATGAGTATGAAGattttgaataatttttaaaGATGGATGACCAAGCCTACTATGCCAAGTGTCTAAAGAAGCCACAagagatgaaaaagcaaactgcaTCATAGTAGAGGTGATTGGATATAAATTGTTTATCATCTTTCCTTGAGCTAACAAAGCATGATTATGTATGCTTCTTATCTCATATCCAAAAGGGTCAAAAGTTATATAACAATGATTATCTCTGGTAAATTTAGCTACTGAGAGTAGATTGTGTCTCATATCtgaaacatgtaaaacattatcTAGTCTAAAGCTATTCTTTTCTAGTATTGAGAATTGTACTACCAATAAGAGAAATATATAGTTGCTTACCATTACCAATCATGACATGCTATTTACCTTTTTAGTTAGAAGTATTTTGAAGCAAAGTTATGTCTCCAGTCATATGAGTTGAGGCATCACTATCAGTAATCCACACATTATTGGAAGTAGATGGCTCATCATTAATTGTAGCAGCATTAACATGAAGACCTGTAAAAGCTTGCTGAGTAAAATTTGATTTACTAACTGCCCCAGTTGAACCACTTGCTCCAGTATCAGTATGTGCATAATGTGCTTAGTTAGAAGTATTTGCAGCTccagttggtggtggatgatacCTAAGAAACATCTAGTAGCCAAGTGACCCTTTTTCTTACATATCTGACAAAACATCTTTGAGTACTCAATGTAACGTCTCCCATTAGAATTTGAACTTGATCCAGCATAACCATTTGAACTAGAGCCATGTTGATACTGACTGTGAGGATA includes the following:
- the LOC113291779 gene encoding uncharacterized protein LOC113291779 encodes the protein MGDCLGISPNLLQGRSTFVLIRPLAFEKQCVGELVSIIERNSFYTKGLKLVRKSEFPDSKAWPASSSGDEKCEFGIGIAMLVRHILPQIQIVNDGDGCICNDGNIGKIKICSNLIYLGEPGDKTMIREFFEFGAVSWVDPASGANCGGYFVATLSSLQFA